Proteins encoded by one window of Sorangium aterium:
- a CDS encoding GGDEF domain-containing protein — translation MAKQENDHRQTLVTCTSIAPPVLPVAPGTACLVVIYGTELGRRIALGTGAIECGRAIQTDIPLDDDAVSRRHARISWTGMSYVVRDLGSTNGTYVNDVSVDERALRDGDQVKIGRTIFKFIQGGNVELSYHEEIYRLMTFDGLTQVHNKRSFEVALEREVSRACRYHRHLALIMFDIDHFKNINDTRGHLTGDAVLRQMAALAAANVRRDDVLARVGGEEFALLVPEIALDGARLVAEKLRALVERTPFRFEDGEVAVTASFGVAAVTPDAPVSPMELYRRADERLYHAKKAGRNRVM, via the coding sequence GTGGCGAAGCAAGAGAACGATCATCGGCAGACGCTCGTCACCTGCACCTCGATCGCCCCGCCGGTGCTGCCGGTGGCGCCTGGCACCGCGTGTCTGGTGGTGATCTACGGCACCGAGCTCGGGCGCCGCATCGCGCTAGGGACCGGGGCAATCGAGTGTGGGCGCGCGATACAGACCGATATCCCGCTCGACGACGACGCGGTGAGCCGGCGTCATGCGCGCATCTCCTGGACGGGGATGAGCTACGTTGTCCGCGATCTCGGCTCGACCAATGGCACCTACGTGAACGACGTCTCCGTCGATGAGCGCGCCCTCAGGGACGGCGACCAGGTGAAGATCGGCCGGACGATCTTCAAGTTCATCCAGGGTGGGAACGTCGAGCTCTCGTATCACGAGGAGATCTACCGGCTGATGACCTTCGACGGTCTGACGCAGGTCCACAACAAGCGCTCCTTCGAGGTCGCGCTGGAGCGCGAGGTATCGCGGGCTTGCCGCTACCATCGCCACCTCGCGCTCATCATGTTCGACATCGATCACTTCAAGAACATCAACGACACCCGCGGGCACCTCACGGGCGACGCCGTGCTCCGCCAGATGGCCGCGCTCGCCGCCGCGAACGTCCGCCGCGACGACGTCCTCGCGCGCGTCGGCGGGGAGGAGTTCGCGCTGCTCGTGCCGGAGATCGCCCTCGACGGCGCCCGCCTGGTCGCCGAGAAGCTGCGCGCGCTCGTGGAGCGCACGCCGTTCCGCTTCGAGGATGGCGAGGTCGCCGTCACCGCGAGCTTCGGGGTCGCCGCCGTCACGCCGGACGCGCCTGTCTCGCCGATGGAGCTCTACCGCCGCGCCGACGAGCGGCTCTACCATGCGAAGAAGGCCGGGCGGAACCGCGTGATGTGA
- a CDS encoding cytochrome c3 family protein, with amino-acid sequence MDARQDGRRRARRNEARVVPGWVAIVACLGALALAIVGPEAAAQPKPPAAAGDDSAEAADGDADEGDAEGEAPAKAPHGGYTSGLHPMPADAEVPLAWMPPGTSATPVPSDEIYPPQTLTIRFNHKKHVKGLKQTCKSCHGAAYTSGAVTDRLLPKPSETCDNCHDVDHSDLTQVKAGTNENGQCAYCHIGENAGSDGKVAPLVLPHANLRFPHAKHVSRNIKCSQCHGRVDRIELATRDQLPRMAGCFTCHNMSGAAQGEAKSDCDVCHVTRPDGRLVTAFATGDLLPPAWLHNAGHTPDWLERHRQIAANDSAFCGSCHSANYCTDCHDGKIRPRNVHPNDFLSMHPQAARQDNPRCVSCHQEQTFCADCHRRTGVARDAPSAARPTGRRFHPPPAEWTTAPRGAKHHAWEAERNLNACVSCHTERDCATCHATRGASGGQGLNPHPLGFESKCKTAFSRNPRPCLVCHQSSDRFVQRCQ; translated from the coding sequence ATGGACGCAAGACAGGACGGCCGGCGCCGCGCTCGGCGAAACGAGGCGAGGGTCGTCCCTGGATGGGTCGCGATCGTCGCGTGCCTGGGCGCGCTGGCGCTCGCGATCGTGGGCCCCGAGGCGGCTGCCCAGCCGAAGCCGCCGGCGGCAGCAGGCGACGACAGCGCCGAGGCGGCCGATGGCGACGCGGACGAAGGCGACGCCGAGGGAGAAGCGCCTGCGAAGGCGCCGCACGGCGGGTACACGTCGGGCCTCCACCCGATGCCCGCCGACGCGGAGGTGCCCCTGGCGTGGATGCCTCCCGGGACGAGCGCGACCCCGGTCCCGAGCGACGAGATCTATCCCCCGCAAACGCTGACGATCCGCTTCAACCACAAGAAGCACGTCAAGGGGCTCAAGCAGACGTGCAAGTCGTGCCACGGCGCGGCCTACACGAGCGGCGCGGTGACGGACCGGCTGCTGCCGAAGCCGAGCGAGACTTGCGACAACTGTCATGATGTCGATCACTCCGACCTCACCCAGGTGAAGGCGGGGACGAACGAGAACGGACAGTGTGCGTACTGCCATATCGGGGAGAACGCTGGCAGCGACGGAAAGGTGGCGCCGCTCGTGCTGCCGCACGCGAACCTCCGCTTCCCTCACGCGAAGCACGTGAGCCGGAACATCAAGTGCAGCCAGTGCCACGGCCGCGTCGATCGGATCGAGCTCGCTACCCGGGACCAACTGCCGCGCATGGCCGGCTGCTTCACGTGCCATAACATGAGCGGCGCGGCCCAGGGTGAGGCGAAGAGCGACTGCGACGTCTGCCACGTGACGCGCCCCGACGGGCGGCTCGTGACGGCGTTCGCCACGGGCGATCTGCTGCCGCCCGCGTGGCTGCACAACGCGGGGCACACGCCCGACTGGCTCGAGCGGCACAGGCAGATCGCCGCGAACGACAGCGCCTTCTGCGGGTCATGCCACAGCGCGAACTACTGCACCGACTGCCACGACGGGAAGATCCGTCCGCGCAACGTCCACCCGAACGACTTCCTCTCGATGCACCCGCAAGCGGCCCGGCAGGACAATCCTCGCTGCGTGAGCTGCCATCAGGAGCAGACGTTCTGTGCGGACTGTCACCGGCGGACGGGCGTGGCGCGCGACGCGCCGAGCGCAGCGCGGCCCACGGGGCGCCGCTTCCATCCCCCGCCGGCGGAGTGGACCACAGCGCCACGCGGCGCGAAGCACCACGCCTGGGAAGCAGAGCGAAACCTGAATGCGTGCGTTTCCTGCCACACCGAGCGGGACTGCGCGACCTGCCACGCGACGCGCGGGGCGTCAGGCGGGCAAGGGCTGAACCCGCACCCGCTCGGGTTCGAGAGCAAGTGCAAGACGGCGTTCTCCCGGAACCCGCGTCCGTGCCTGGTGTGCCATCAGTCGAGCGACAGGTTCGTGCAGCGGTGCCAATGA